The Porites lutea chromosome 4, jaPorLute2.1, whole genome shotgun sequence genome contains a region encoding:
- the LOC140935377 gene encoding uncharacterized protein, translated as MFAADGNMLHCSAKSTLMSILEKLPSDRSVEQAEPTDQLANADGQIKVSTVDSMAEVQALEKPDWIKTCSDLADHFTVTIFHKYRDADEVRVIFDRYDVPLSLKTASREFRQGGLEPISYKITDTTQISKVPMKRLLAHVSTKDELTQYLASKTLEKGRQNGLHVVVAWSSKCRATHKDMAYLDSDQEEADTKILLHAVDATASGAKSIKIFSPDTNVFVLALRRYPELCADTPFVTGRGQRHRNIQLRPIVRALGAARTAALPGFRAWSGADVTGNFAFKGKLECWKVFLQADEDCVTALADLGSTILPTAGMFYAIEKLVCQLHLPKTKISSLKDLRWLLFRRKQAESKRLPPTQAALREAIKRVHYQAMIWTNDKVSNPDLPSPKNYGWKKDKGYYKLTVDIVINSQVRH; from the exons ATGTTTGCCGCAGATGGCAATATGCTGCACTGTTCCGCAAAGAGCACCTTGATGAGTATTCTAGAGAAGCTGCCAAGTGATAGATCAGTTGAGCAGGCTGAACCCACTGACCAGTTGGCTAATGCAGATGGGCAGATCAAGGTTTCCACTGTAGATAGTATGGCCGAGGTACAAGCTCTGGAAAAACCGGATTGGATCAAGACCTGCTCGGATCTGGCCGATCATTTCACTGTCACGATCTTCCACAAGTACCGAGATGCAGATGAAGTTCGTGTTATTTTCGATAG GTATGATGTACCATTGTCTTTAAAGACCGCATCTCGCGAATTTCGTCAGGGAGGCTTGGAACCTATCAGCTACAAGATTACTGACACCACTCAGATTTCCAAG GTACCGATGAAGAGACTTTTGGCACATGTGAGCACCAAGGATGAACTGACGCAATATCTTGCCAGCAAGACTCTAGAGAAGGGACGTCAGAATGGTTTGCACGTGGTGGTTGCATGGAGCAGTAAGTGTAGGGCAACACACAAGGATATGGCATACCTCGATAGCGACCAAGAGGAGGCAGATACTAAAATCCTACTACATGCAGTAGATGCCACCGCATCAGGAGCCAAGAGTATCAAGATCTTCTCGCCGGACACCAACGTGTTTGTACTGGCCCTTAGACGTTACCCGGAGCTATGTGCGGACACTCCATTCGTCACCGGAAGAGGACAGCGCCACCGAAATATCCAGCTTCGTCCAATTGTCCGCGCTTTAGGAGCAGCTAGAACGGCAGCACTACCTGGCTTTCGTGCCTGGAGCGGAGCTGATGTCACTGGAAACTTTGCATTTAAAGGGAAGCTGGAATGTTGGAAAGTGTTTCTTCAAGCTGATGAAGATTGTGTCACTGCACTTGCAGATCTCGGCTCTACCATCCTTCCCACAGCGGGCATGTTCTATGCAATAGAGAAGCTGGTGTGTCAACTTCACCTGCCCAAGACTAAGATATCCAGCCTGAAAGATCTAAGGTGGCTCCTCTTTCGAAGAAAACAGGCCGAATCAAAACGACTACCGCCTACACAAGCTGCTCTCCGAGAGGCCATTAAGCGAGTGCATTACCAAGCCATGATCTGGACCAATGACAAAGTCTCTAATCCAGACCTTCCATCACCAAAGAACTATGGatggaaaaaagacaaaggttATTATAAATTAACGGTTGATATAGTAATAAACTCTCAAGTTCGACACTAA